In the genome of Kitasatospora cathayae, one region contains:
- the sepX gene encoding divisome protein SepX/GlpR, with translation MSSSGLIYAVIVGAWAAYLVPMWLRRQDELNEARPTERFSTAIRLLAGRSALERRAARALGDEPRDGEQSNDGPPERDEAASGDPVAREPEPPVERPAERPAPVRAGGAERRARLLARRRRMVTALFLAFALGAVVAAVAGLAFLWVPAVPAVLLTLYIGHLRRLERQRYEVKLDRARAAQAAERLRQRERQRTEAPADDRPTVEAPVAEEPDRAAPAEHRSGRRPHLRLAADAGEATVSVPSASAVAEATEHEEWVDGMRERGAAGPDSWEPVPVPLPTYVTAPVAPRVSRGLDLSAPGTWTAGRPAESRSTPLFDQYAEAPVPESRPRAANE, from the coding sequence GTGAGCAGTAGCGGCCTTATCTACGCCGTCATCGTAGGGGCCTGGGCCGCCTATCTGGTGCCGATGTGGCTCCGCAGGCAGGACGAACTCAACGAGGCGCGCCCGACGGAACGCTTCAGCACCGCCATCCGCCTGCTGGCCGGGCGTTCGGCGCTGGAGCGGCGGGCGGCCCGGGCCCTGGGCGACGAACCGCGTGACGGCGAGCAGAGCAACGACGGTCCTCCCGAACGGGACGAGGCCGCCTCCGGCGACCCCGTCGCGCGGGAGCCCGAACCCCCGGTGGAGCGTCCGGCCGAACGGCCCGCCCCCGTGCGGGCGGGCGGAGCCGAGCGCCGGGCGCGGCTGCTGGCCCGCCGGCGCCGGATGGTCACCGCCCTCTTCCTCGCCTTCGCCCTCGGCGCGGTGGTCGCCGCGGTGGCCGGCCTGGCCTTCCTCTGGGTCCCGGCGGTCCCGGCGGTCCTCCTCACCCTCTACATCGGCCACCTGCGCAGGCTGGAGCGCCAGCGGTACGAGGTGAAGCTGGACCGGGCCCGGGCCGCCCAGGCGGCCGAGCGGCTGCGCCAGCGCGAGCGGCAGCGCACCGAGGCCCCGGCGGACGACCGGCCCACGGTCGAGGCGCCCGTCGCGGAGGAGCCGGACCGGGCCGCCCCCGCCGAGCACCGCTCCGGCCGCCGTCCGCACCTGCGGCTGGCCGCCGACGCGGGGGAGGCCACCGTCTCCGTGCCCTCCGCCTCGGCGGTGGCCGAGGCGACCGAGCACGAGGAGTGGGTCGACGGCATGCGCGAGCGCGGCGCGGCCGGCCCGGACTCCTGGGAGCCGGTGCCCGTCCCGCTGCCGACCTACGTCACCGCGCCGGTCGCCCCCCGGGTCTCCCGCGGCCTCGACCTGTCGGCCCCCGGCACCTGGACCGCCGGCCGCCCCGCCGAGTCCCGCAGCACCCCGCTGTTCGACCAGTACGCGGAGGCCCCGGTTCCGGAGTCCCGCCCGCGCGCGGCCAACGAATGA
- a CDS encoding glycosyltransferase 87 family protein: MSLAAFVVQRHLHGANMVDMLVYRAEGQAVVNGDDLYAMRLPGWDLPATYPPFAAMLFVPSTWFDVSPLRVLVMLGNYALLGLAVHLSLKLAGWPARRYRPAATILATGLGVWLEPVYTTFQYGQVNLAILCLVLWDLTRSDRGRFKGVGIGLATAIKITPGLFTVYLFLTGRIRAALVSIGTFLAAGLIGWVALPDGSYGFWTKYLWDPSRVGVTVLVDNQSLRGAVCRLLDVNDPGTVGLIASALVATLGLGVAVLAGRSARVLRRADAWGAVCTALTALLVSPISWTHHWVWCIPLIALLAAEARSTGRRVLLGVTLVVFLSHVMWTVPHRWGRGVAWYWQLPGSIYPPLGIAVLVVIGLRLYRARRQAVDASAGAWALLGARLDHDADRDRDADRDHALTNRA, from the coding sequence GTGTCCTTGGCGGCGTTCGTCGTCCAGCGGCACCTGCACGGGGCGAACATGGTCGACATGCTCGTCTACCGGGCCGAGGGGCAGGCCGTCGTCAACGGGGACGACCTGTACGCGATGCGGCTGCCCGGCTGGGACCTGCCGGCCACCTACCCGCCGTTCGCCGCGATGCTGTTCGTGCCGAGCACCTGGTTCGACGTGAGCCCGCTGCGCGTCCTGGTGATGCTCGGCAACTACGCGCTGCTCGGCCTGGCCGTGCACCTGTCGCTCAAGCTGGCCGGCTGGCCGGCCCGGCGGTACCGCCCGGCCGCCACGATCCTCGCCACCGGCCTCGGTGTCTGGCTGGAGCCGGTGTACACCACCTTCCAGTACGGCCAGGTCAACCTCGCCATCCTCTGCCTGGTGCTGTGGGACCTGACCCGCTCGGACCGCGGCCGGTTCAAGGGCGTCGGCATCGGCCTGGCCACCGCGATCAAGATCACCCCGGGCCTGTTCACCGTCTACCTGTTCCTGACCGGCCGGATCCGGGCCGCCCTGGTCTCCATCGGCACCTTCCTGGCGGCCGGCCTGATCGGCTGGGTCGCGCTGCCGGACGGCTCGTACGGCTTCTGGACCAAGTACCTGTGGGACCCGAGCCGGGTCGGCGTGACCGTGCTGGTGGACAACCAGTCGCTGCGCGGGGCGGTCTGCCGGCTGCTCGACGTCAACGACCCCGGCACGGTCGGGCTGATCGCCTCCGCGCTGGTCGCCACGCTCGGGCTCGGGGTGGCCGTGCTCGCCGGGCGCTCCGCCCGCGTGCTGCGCCGGGCCGACGCCTGGGGCGCCGTCTGCACCGCCCTCACCGCGCTGCTGGTCTCCCCGATCAGCTGGACCCACCACTGGGTCTGGTGCATCCCGCTGATCGCGCTGCTGGCCGCGGAGGCCCGGAGCACCGGCCGCCGGGTGCTGCTGGGCGTGACGCTGGTGGTGTTCCTCTCCCACGTGATGTGGACCGTGCCGCACCGCTGGGGCCGTGGGGTCGCCTGGTACTGGCAGCTGCCCGGCTCGATCTACCCGCCGCTGGGCATCGCCGTGCTGGTCGTCATCGGCCTGCGGCTGTACCGCGCCCGCCGGCAGGCGGTCGACGCCTCGGCCGGGGCCTGGGCACTGCTCGGCGCCAGGCTCGACCACGATGCCGACCGTGACCGCGATGCCGACCGAGATCACGCCCTGACCAATCGGGCCTGA